In a genomic window of Microbacterium amylolyticum:
- a CDS encoding glycoside hydrolase family 9 protein, whose product MATMPSALADSHDAVGIIHDFSDGDAAGWHAYANAGSVSTSTDTEEFCATASGGENPWDIAAQLDDVLFERGATYAVSFDVHASAPVTVPFQGGAGYPAVFMQSVTVDGTATPQHVQFTFAPDDWATVADNPESPLDDSWTEATGPISFQLGAQAETYTLCFDNFRLQKEQSDEGEDEDVNVGNPAEQVVGGDFEDGELAPFYAAGTGVDAGVENGVMCARLDGGTSQRWDQMIGFNGIVLEPDVTYTLSFDASSSTGRPVRVVIGEDAPPHTVLFEQSPTLSEEMENYSYTFTPEVGFTAADGEGLGSGELSFQVGGAPEDWTFCLDNVSFLTGTERQAYAPETGPRVRVNQVGYLPDGPKRATLVTDETSPVAWELVNEEGTTVSAGVTEPAGIDETAGLNVHVLDFGSVTEPGTYSVRADGEQSYDFAIAPDLYQQLRYDAINYFYPARSGIAIDGSVMVGQPDADQYTREAGHVGSPGDDSVNQGDWNVPCLTPEAEGEDYWMYDDWTCNYTADVVGGWYDAGDHGKYVVNGGISVAQLLSTYERTLYTPTGADADLGDGTLNIPRDESSNGVPDVLDEARWQLEWMMKMQVPATADMYPGMVHHKIADLNWTGLPLMPADDPQERYLHRPSTAATLNFAAVAAQGSRLWESYDPTFAAELLAAGKVAWEAAHETPDLYAPAPNHNPSAGSGPYDDDKAEDEFYWAAAEMFLTTGDSEFRDYVLASDYNTADIWSAGGFNWFETAALGRISLAIVESDIPGRADIRQSVVDAAERYLGWQSEQPFGTAYPGVDGNYDWGSNSSILNNQVVLGTAFDLTSDQRFADGVLESMDYLLGRNALNNSYITGYGHQYSKNQHSRWFANSLEPSLPNPPRGSVSGGPNSMTETWDPVIKSLYNEEHPCAPQFCYVDDIQSWATNEITVNWNSALTWVASFVADQAAVSDQPSEAPDDRPAEPDDRPAEPDDRPAVPDESPADDPTPAPEPDEVADDADLVATGSEQMGIVFVILASLALGAGAFVLTLRRRRMSAE is encoded by the coding sequence ATGGCGACGATGCCGTCGGCACTCGCTGATTCTCACGATGCCGTGGGAATCATTCATGACTTCAGCGACGGCGATGCCGCTGGATGGCACGCTTACGCAAACGCCGGTTCGGTCTCCACATCGACCGACACCGAGGAATTCTGCGCCACCGCCTCGGGCGGAGAAAACCCCTGGGACATCGCCGCGCAGCTGGATGACGTTCTTTTCGAACGCGGCGCAACGTACGCCGTCTCCTTTGACGTTCACGCCTCGGCGCCCGTCACCGTTCCCTTCCAGGGCGGTGCCGGCTACCCCGCCGTGTTTATGCAGTCAGTCACGGTGGATGGCACGGCAACGCCGCAGCATGTTCAGTTCACATTCGCGCCCGACGACTGGGCGACGGTGGCGGACAACCCGGAATCGCCGTTGGACGATTCGTGGACAGAGGCAACAGGCCCCATCAGCTTCCAGCTGGGCGCACAGGCCGAGACGTACACGCTGTGCTTCGACAACTTCCGCCTGCAGAAGGAGCAGTCGGACGAGGGCGAGGACGAAGACGTGAACGTCGGCAACCCTGCCGAGCAGGTCGTGGGCGGCGACTTCGAAGACGGAGAGCTTGCCCCGTTCTACGCCGCGGGAACCGGCGTGGACGCCGGAGTGGAAAACGGCGTGATGTGCGCGCGGTTGGACGGCGGAACGTCCCAACGCTGGGACCAGATGATCGGTTTCAACGGAATCGTTCTCGAGCCTGATGTGACGTACACGCTGTCGTTCGACGCGAGTTCCTCCACCGGGCGGCCCGTTCGCGTCGTCATCGGCGAAGACGCTCCTCCCCACACCGTGCTGTTCGAACAGAGTCCGACGCTGTCGGAGGAGATGGAGAACTACAGCTACACCTTCACCCCCGAGGTCGGATTCACGGCAGCGGATGGCGAAGGCCTCGGAAGCGGCGAGCTTTCCTTCCAGGTGGGAGGGGCGCCCGAGGACTGGACGTTCTGCCTGGACAACGTCTCGTTCCTCACGGGAACGGAACGCCAAGCGTATGCTCCGGAAACGGGCCCCCGCGTGCGCGTGAACCAGGTCGGGTACCTGCCCGACGGCCCCAAGCGGGCAACGCTCGTCACTGACGAGACGTCTCCCGTTGCGTGGGAACTGGTGAACGAAGAGGGCACGACGGTCTCCGCTGGCGTCACCGAGCCGGCAGGGATCGACGAGACCGCGGGCTTGAACGTTCACGTGCTCGACTTCGGTTCGGTTACCGAACCGGGCACCTACTCGGTCCGCGCCGATGGTGAACAGAGCTACGACTTCGCCATCGCGCCGGACCTGTACCAACAGCTGCGGTACGACGCGATCAACTACTTCTACCCGGCGCGCAGCGGAATCGCCATCGATGGTTCGGTGATGGTCGGTCAGCCTGATGCCGATCAGTACACCCGCGAGGCCGGCCATGTGGGTTCTCCTGGCGACGATTCCGTCAACCAGGGCGACTGGAACGTTCCGTGCCTCACGCCTGAGGCGGAGGGCGAAGACTATTGGATGTACGACGACTGGACGTGCAACTACACGGCTGACGTCGTGGGCGGTTGGTACGATGCCGGCGATCACGGAAAGTACGTCGTCAACGGTGGCATCTCTGTCGCTCAGCTTCTGAGCACGTACGAGCGGACGCTCTACACGCCGACCGGCGCAGACGCGGATCTGGGCGACGGCACCCTCAACATTCCCCGCGACGAGAGCAGCAATGGCGTTCCCGACGTGCTGGATGAGGCGCGCTGGCAGCTCGAGTGGATGATGAAGATGCAGGTTCCGGCCACGGCGGACATGTACCCCGGCATGGTGCACCACAAGATCGCCGACCTGAACTGGACCGGTTTGCCGCTGATGCCTGCCGATGACCCGCAGGAACGCTACCTGCACCGACCGTCGACGGCAGCCACGCTGAACTTTGCGGCCGTTGCTGCTCAGGGATCGCGGTTGTGGGAGAGCTACGACCCGACATTTGCGGCAGAGCTGCTGGCAGCGGGCAAGGTGGCCTGGGAAGCGGCGCATGAAACACCGGATCTCTATGCGCCCGCGCCCAACCACAACCCGAGCGCGGGTAGTGGACCCTACGACGACGACAAGGCCGAGGATGAGTTCTACTGGGCTGCGGCGGAGATGTTCCTGACGACGGGTGATTCTGAGTTCCGGGATTACGTTCTTGCCAGCGACTACAACACGGCTGACATTTGGTCGGCCGGAGGGTTCAACTGGTTCGAAACGGCAGCGCTTGGACGAATCAGCCTCGCGATCGTCGAATCGGATATTCCGGGACGAGCAGACATCCGCCAGTCGGTGGTTGATGCGGCCGAGCGATACCTGGGCTGGCAGTCTGAGCAGCCTTTCGGCACGGCGTACCCCGGGGTTGATGGGAACTACGACTGGGGATCGAACAGCTCGATCCTCAACAACCAGGTTGTCCTCGGAACGGCGTTCGACCTCACCAGCGACCAGCGGTTCGCTGATGGTGTTCTCGAGTCGATGGACTACCTCCTCGGCCGCAACGCGCTGAACAACTCGTACATCACCGGTTACGGTCACCAGTATTCGAAGAACCAGCACAGCCGTTGGTTCGCGAACTCCCTTGAGCCGAGCCTGCCGAACCCTCCTCGGGGATCGGTGTCGGGTGGCCCCAACTCGATGACGGAGACATGGGACCCCGTTATCAAGTCGCTGTACAACGAGGAGCACCCGTGTGCGCCGCAGTTCTGCTACGTCGATGACATCCAGTCGTGGGCGACCAACGAGATCACGGTCAACTGGAACTCGGCGTTGACGTGGGTGGCCTCGTTTGTGGCCGATCAGGCGGCGGTATCTGACCAGCCGTCAGAAGCGCCGGATGATCGACCAGCCGAGCCGGACGATCGACCAGCCGAGCCGGACGATCGGCCAGCGGTGCCGGATGAATCACCGGCTGACGATCCCACACCCGCACCTGAGCCGGACGAGGTTGCGGATGATGCGGATCTCGTCGCAACAGGTTCGGAGCAGATGGGGATCGTGTTCGTGATTCTGGCGTCGCTCGCTCTGGGCGCTGGAGCGTTCGTGCTGACTCTCCGCCGCCGACGGATGTCTGCGGAATGA
- the cysC gene encoding adenylyl-sulfate kinase: MTDVHITLSAAELRHIELALASPTRTARLTRPGLDAHEGDTLVLRDEEGTDIASLSAERVRISAAVCITPAQLGTGVAPAPEPEVIIDGTLTPRRPLGHLDQRELRVSHGFPRLPQAVLITGTVPAPGDAGWASHPGPVIVIDRGNSRHLAAAVTAVAAAERRAIVLPEPPRNAAEWAEQIVADTITVWETPLPVSPGRVLLLTGLSGSGKSTIAKLLVQRLAETDERIATLLDGDEVRQMLTAGLGFSREDRLANVRRIGWVAALVAQHGGIAVCAPIAPYEVMRTEMRDRAEQHGRFLLVHVATPLEVCEERDRKGLYAKARAGQIDQFTGISDPYQLPIDPDVTIDHTLTPDESVDRIIAALAKVDANA, translated from the coding sequence GTGACCGACGTGCACATCACCCTCAGCGCCGCCGAACTGCGCCACATCGAGCTTGCCCTGGCGAGCCCAACGCGGACGGCCCGCCTGACCCGCCCCGGCCTCGACGCCCACGAGGGCGACACCCTCGTGCTGCGCGATGAGGAGGGCACCGACATCGCCTCCCTCAGCGCCGAGCGCGTGCGCATCAGCGCCGCCGTCTGCATCACACCGGCGCAGCTGGGCACGGGAGTGGCGCCGGCGCCCGAGCCGGAGGTGATCATCGACGGCACGCTGACCCCCCGCCGCCCGCTGGGTCATCTCGACCAGCGCGAACTGCGCGTCTCACACGGGTTCCCCCGCCTGCCTCAGGCGGTGCTCATCACGGGAACCGTTCCTGCCCCGGGCGACGCCGGGTGGGCATCGCATCCCGGCCCCGTCATCGTCATCGATCGCGGCAATTCCCGCCACCTGGCCGCGGCGGTCACGGCCGTCGCAGCGGCAGAGCGACGCGCGATCGTCCTGCCCGAGCCTCCCCGCAACGCTGCCGAGTGGGCCGAGCAGATCGTCGCCGACACCATCACGGTGTGGGAAACGCCCCTACCCGTCTCCCCCGGCCGCGTTCTGCTGCTCACGGGCCTCTCCGGCTCCGGGAAGTCCACGATCGCCAAGCTGCTGGTCCAGCGGCTCGCAGAAACGGACGAACGCATCGCCACCCTGCTCGACGGCGACGAGGTGCGGCAGATGCTGACCGCCGGCCTCGGCTTCTCGCGCGAGGATCGGCTGGCTAACGTGCGGCGCATCGGCTGGGTCGCCGCGCTGGTCGCACAGCATGGCGGGATTGCCGTGTGCGCGCCGATCGCCCCGTACGAGGTGATGCGCACCGAGATGCGTGACCGCGCCGAACAGCACGGCCGATTCCTGCTGGTGCACGTGGCCACCCCCCTCGAGGTGTGCGAGGAGCGCGACCGCAAGGGCCTCTACGCTAAGGCGCGCGCGGGGCAGATCGACCAGTTCACCGGCATCAGCGACCCGTATCAGCTCCCGATCGATCCCGATGTGACGATCGACCACACGCTCACGCCCGATGAGTCCGTCGATCGCATCATCGCCGCCCTCGCCAAGGTCGACGCCAACGCCTAG
- a CDS encoding glycoside hydrolase family 6 protein → MRLLSRPWIRIAATTLALTLTAFGAAPAASAANPPDLTSGFYVDPNSGPAEWANANPQDGRSAAIRQSIAQQPMARWFGNWSGPIGTATGSYAGAASHSGKLPIMVAYNISGRDACGGHSGGGAGTASAYNSWIAAFAGGIAQRPAVVILEPDALGDFNCLSSAQVSERQALLRNAINQLNTQAPNTWTYLDAGNPGWISAAAMAERLHSSGVQNARGFSLNISNFISTASNTSYGNAINAQLSSRFGYTKPFVIDTSRNGVGAANTPWCNPAGQKLGATSRYGGGAEMLLWIKTPGQSDGDCGVGLGSTAGQFLPEVAYKMIFGH, encoded by the coding sequence ATGCGCCTGCTTTCGCGACCATGGATCCGGATCGCAGCAACGACCCTGGCCCTCACGTTGACCGCCTTTGGCGCCGCACCAGCGGCGTCCGCAGCGAATCCCCCCGACCTCACGTCCGGGTTCTACGTCGATCCCAATTCAGGACCGGCGGAATGGGCCAACGCCAATCCCCAGGACGGCAGATCAGCAGCCATCCGCCAGTCGATCGCACAACAGCCCATGGCGCGCTGGTTCGGGAACTGGAGCGGACCGATCGGCACGGCCACCGGTTCATACGCCGGAGCCGCCTCCCATAGCGGGAAATTGCCGATCATGGTCGCCTACAACATTTCCGGTCGCGACGCGTGCGGTGGGCACTCGGGCGGTGGCGCCGGAACGGCAAGCGCCTACAACTCATGGATCGCCGCGTTCGCCGGCGGAATCGCGCAGCGGCCCGCCGTTGTCATCCTCGAACCGGATGCCCTGGGCGACTTCAACTGCCTCAGTTCAGCGCAGGTGAGCGAGCGGCAGGCCCTACTCCGAAACGCCATCAATCAGCTGAACACCCAGGCACCCAACACATGGACGTACCTAGACGCGGGGAACCCCGGGTGGATCAGCGCCGCCGCCATGGCAGAACGCCTTCACTCGTCCGGAGTGCAGAACGCTCGCGGCTTCTCGCTGAACATCTCGAACTTCATCAGCACAGCGAGCAACACCTCGTACGGAAACGCCATCAACGCTCAGCTCAGCAGCCGATTCGGCTACACGAAGCCCTTCGTGATCGATACCAGCCGGAACGGCGTCGGAGCGGCGAACACCCCCTGGTGCAACCCCGCCGGTCAAAAGCTCGGCGCGACCAGCCGGTACGGCGGCGGCGCCGAAATGCTCCTCTGGATCAAGACCCCCGGGCAGTCGGACGGCGACTGCGGCGTGGGACTCGGCTCCACGGCCGGACAGTTCCTCCCCGAAGTCGCCTACAAGATGATCTTCGGACACTAG
- the cysN gene encoding sulfate adenylyltransferase subunit CysN, giving the protein MDMLRFATAGSVDDGKSTLIGRLLFDSKSIFEDQLLSVEETSKSRGNEYVDLSLLTDGLRSEREQGITIDVAYRYFATPKRKFIIADTPGHAQYTRNMVTGASTADLAIVLVDARKGVLEQSRRHATIASLLRVPHVVLAVNKMDLVDYDETVFDEIRAEFLDFCSKLNITDITAIPISALNGDNVVTRSENTPWYEGSSLLHHLENVYIGADRNLQDVRFPVQYVIRPQQKDVIDYRGYAGQVASGVIKVGDEIIVLPSGLTSRVKAIDTADGPLQEAFPPMSVTIRLEDEIDVSRGDVIARPGNQPNVSQDIDATICWMDDQPLIKGKKYAVLHTTREARCVVKDVQYEIDVNTLHRSLGAESLGLNAIGRVTLRMTTPLVADSYATNRHTGSFVLIDEATGATVAAGTINAAE; this is encoded by the coding sequence ATGGACATGCTGCGATTTGCGACCGCGGGTTCGGTCGACGACGGCAAGAGCACGCTCATCGGCCGGTTGCTGTTTGATTCGAAGTCGATCTTCGAAGACCAGCTGCTCAGCGTTGAGGAGACCTCGAAGAGCCGCGGGAACGAGTACGTCGATCTGTCGCTTCTGACGGACGGTCTGCGCTCAGAGCGTGAGCAGGGCATCACGATCGATGTTGCCTACCGCTATTTCGCCACGCCCAAGCGGAAGTTCATCATCGCCGACACCCCTGGCCATGCGCAGTACACGCGCAACATGGTCACGGGGGCGTCAACGGCTGATCTGGCGATCGTGCTGGTGGATGCGCGTAAGGGCGTTCTGGAGCAGTCGCGTCGTCACGCCACGATCGCGTCGCTGCTGCGCGTTCCGCACGTGGTGCTGGCCGTGAACAAGATGGACCTTGTCGACTATGACGAGACGGTGTTCGACGAGATTCGCGCGGAGTTCCTCGACTTCTGCTCGAAGCTGAACATCACCGACATCACGGCGATTCCCATTTCGGCGCTCAACGGCGACAACGTCGTCACGCGCAGCGAGAACACCCCCTGGTACGAGGGCTCGTCGCTGCTGCACCACCTCGAGAACGTGTACATCGGCGCAGACCGCAACCTGCAGGATGTGCGTTTCCCGGTGCAGTACGTGATCCGCCCGCAGCAGAAGGACGTGATCGACTACCGCGGGTACGCCGGCCAGGTGGCCAGCGGTGTCATCAAGGTGGGCGATGAGATCATCGTGCTGCCGTCGGGGCTGACCTCGCGCGTGAAGGCGATAGATACGGCTGACGGCCCGCTGCAGGAGGCGTTCCCTCCCATGAGCGTGACGATTCGCCTGGAAGACGAGATCGATGTTTCGCGCGGTGATGTGATTGCGCGGCCGGGTAACCAGCCGAACGTGTCGCAGGACATCGATGCGACGATCTGCTGGATGGACGATCAGCCGCTGATCAAGGGCAAGAAGTACGCCGTTTTGCACACCACCCGCGAGGCGCGGTGCGTTGTGAAGGACGTGCAGTACGAGATCGACGTGAACACCCTGCACCGTTCGCTGGGCGCCGAAAGCCTGGGGCTCAACGCGATCGGCCGCGTGACGCTGCGGATGACGACACCGCTGGTGGCCGATTCCTACGCCACCAACCGCCACACGGGATCGTTTGTGCTGATCGACGAGGCCACCGGTGCCACGGTGGCGGCGGGAACGATCAACGCCGCGGAGTAA
- a CDS encoding sulfite exporter TauE/SafE family protein: MPIIIVALLAGFVAQMVNGSLGMGYGTITATVLLGMGIAPALVSASVNIATVASDIVSGIAHHRFGNVHWPTAIALGISGAVGGFVGAWALVSLSGLDAARPFTSSVLVALGVLIVWRFVRRGGRLRQSAGPRRFIIAPTGLTAGFLNAVGGGGWGPVTMPVMLTTSKLPAYQVVGSVSVGEIFAAGAAVLGFWWALPNGLTVAWPLVIGLAVGGMIAAPFAAWLTRRIPTERLGATIGFLVIGLNLRTFSNSVGVPTWLTVTLYITVAAAWITSIVWDVRRSRSPQPVAVG; the protein is encoded by the coding sequence ATGCCGATCATCATCGTTGCATTGCTTGCGGGGTTCGTTGCGCAGATGGTCAACGGCAGCCTCGGGATGGGTTACGGCACCATCACCGCAACGGTTCTGCTCGGCATGGGCATCGCTCCCGCCCTCGTTTCCGCCTCCGTGAACATCGCCACTGTGGCCAGCGACATCGTCAGCGGCATTGCCCACCACCGCTTCGGCAACGTGCACTGGCCCACGGCAATCGCGCTGGGCATCTCCGGCGCCGTTGGCGGATTCGTCGGGGCATGGGCCCTGGTATCGCTGTCGGGGCTCGACGCCGCCCGCCCCTTCACCAGCTCCGTTCTTGTGGCGCTGGGGGTTCTGATCGTGTGGCGATTCGTCCGCCGCGGCGGACGCCTCCGGCAGTCGGCGGGGCCGCGTCGGTTCATCATCGCCCCCACGGGCCTGACGGCCGGCTTCCTCAACGCGGTCGGCGGCGGCGGGTGGGGCCCGGTGACCATGCCGGTGATGCTCACCACGTCGAAGCTGCCCGCGTACCAGGTGGTCGGATCGGTGTCGGTGGGAGAGATTTTCGCCGCGGGCGCCGCCGTGCTCGGATTCTGGTGGGCGCTCCCGAACGGCCTGACGGTTGCCTGGCCCCTCGTGATCGGCCTCGCGGTGGGCGGCATGATCGCCGCGCCGTTTGCGGCCTGGCTCACGCGGCGCATCCCCACCGAACGGCTCGGAGCGACGATCGGGTTCCTCGTGATCGGCCTGAACCTGCGCACCTTCTCGAACTCGGTTGGCGTGCCCACCTGGCTCACCGTCACGCTGTACATCACGGTGGCGGCGGCCTGGATCACGTCGATCGTGTGGGACGTGCGCCGTTCGCGCTCGCCGCAGCCCGTGGCGGTCGGCTGA
- the cysD gene encoding sulfate adenylyltransferase subunit CysD: protein MSTDTHYSISQLRQLEAESIHIIREVVAQLEKPALMFSGGKDSLVMLHLAMKAFAPARLPFPVVHIDTGHNFPEILDFRDSYVEKHGLRLIVASVQEAIDKGLVREEANGSRNRIQTPVLLDAVEKHGFNAMLGGARRDEEKARAKERVFSFRDEFGQWDPKNQRPEIWSLYNGRVNPGESIRVFPLSNWTELDIWQYIKEDGVEIPSIYFASERQTFVRGGMVFEANEFCQPKDDEEVSTRLVRYRTVGDATLTAAVESDAVDIDKVIEEVAATRITERGATRGDDKVSEAAMEDRKKQGYF, encoded by the coding sequence TTGTCCACTGACACTCACTATTCGATCTCGCAGCTGAGGCAGCTCGAGGCCGAGTCGATCCACATCATCCGCGAGGTGGTGGCTCAGCTCGAGAAGCCGGCGCTGATGTTCTCGGGCGGCAAGGACTCCCTCGTCATGCTGCACCTGGCGATGAAGGCGTTCGCGCCGGCGCGGCTGCCGTTCCCGGTTGTGCACATCGACACGGGGCACAACTTCCCCGAGATCCTCGATTTCCGCGACAGCTACGTCGAAAAGCACGGGCTGCGTCTGATCGTGGCGTCGGTGCAGGAAGCGATCGACAAGGGTCTTGTGCGCGAAGAAGCGAACGGATCGCGCAACCGCATCCAGACGCCCGTGTTGCTGGACGCCGTGGAAAAGCACGGCTTTAACGCGATGCTCGGCGGCGCTCGCCGCGATGAGGAGAAGGCCCGCGCCAAGGAGCGGGTGTTCTCGTTCCGCGATGAGTTCGGGCAGTGGGATCCGAAGAACCAGCGCCCCGAGATCTGGAGCCTGTACAACGGCCGCGTGAACCCCGGTGAGTCGATCCGCGTGTTCCCGCTGTCGAACTGGACCGAGCTCGACATCTGGCAGTACATCAAGGAAGACGGCGTCGAGATCCCGTCGATCTACTTCGCCTCCGAGCGTCAAACGTTCGTGCGTGGCGGCATGGTGTTCGAGGCGAACGAGTTCTGCCAGCCGAAGGACGACGAAGAGGTGTCGACGCGCCTTGTGCGGTACCGCACGGTGGGCGATGCGACGCTGACGGCTGCCGTGGAGTCGGACGCTGTCGACATCGACAAGGTGATCGAAGAGGTTGCCGCAACGCGGATCACCGAGCGCGGCGCCACTCGTGGTGACGACAAGGTCAGCGAGGCCGCGATGGAAGACCGGAAGAAGCAGGGGTACTTCTAA
- a CDS encoding LacI family DNA-binding transcriptional regulator — MPDSPTGRRQPSGSASDSLRPRRDARSMPSLEEVAHRAGVSRSAASRALNNAPHVSPLKREAILKAAEELGYVPNATARALATNKVGSVVLVVPNEEPGFFADPFFSQIVVGIATALEKSDLVLTLMLASSGEGSDRLKRLLRSRSADGVMVLATRKDDPLNDIIESTDLPVVFCGRTLGREPRWYVDADNRGGARLAAEHLLGAGRRRIASIVGPMDSQASVARYQGFVDAVAAVGLPTDWIEEADFTYDDGARAMTTLLDRHPDLDAVFVGSDNMAAAALRVLKARERSVPDDVMVVGFDDLAVAQQAEPSLTTVSQPIRSLGHEMALMLMRVIDGESPSPIILPTHLVVRESAPSAERG; from the coding sequence ATGCCGGATTCACCCACAGGGCGTCGTCAACCTTCCGGCTCCGCGTCCGATTCTCTTCGCCCGCGTCGCGATGCGCGCAGCATGCCGTCTCTGGAAGAAGTGGCGCACCGTGCCGGAGTGTCTCGTTCGGCTGCTTCGCGAGCGCTGAACAACGCTCCCCACGTCAGCCCGCTGAAGCGCGAGGCGATTCTGAAGGCAGCCGAGGAACTGGGCTACGTTCCCAACGCGACAGCGCGTGCCCTTGCCACGAACAAGGTCGGCTCGGTGGTTCTGGTCGTGCCGAACGAGGAGCCGGGATTCTTCGCCGACCCGTTCTTCTCGCAGATCGTCGTGGGAATCGCCACGGCTCTGGAGAAGTCCGATCTGGTCCTGACGCTCATGTTGGCATCGTCGGGGGAGGGCTCAGACCGCCTGAAACGACTGCTGAGGTCTCGCAGCGCGGATGGTGTGATGGTGTTGGCAACGCGCAAAGATGACCCTCTGAACGACATCATCGAATCAACCGACCTGCCCGTTGTGTTCTGCGGCAGAACGCTGGGCCGAGAGCCGCGGTGGTACGTCGACGCCGATAACCGCGGAGGTGCGCGGCTGGCGGCCGAGCACCTGCTGGGCGCCGGACGCCGGCGTATCGCATCCATCGTTGGCCCCATGGATTCGCAAGCATCGGTGGCCAGGTATCAGGGCTTTGTGGATGCTGTGGCTGCTGTCGGTCTTCCGACGGACTGGATAGAAGAGGCCGACTTCACGTATGACGATGGCGCCCGCGCCATGACGACGTTGCTGGACAGGCACCCCGACCTTGATGCGGTTTTCGTCGGATCAGACAATATGGCTGCGGCAGCGCTTCGCGTTCTGAAGGCACGCGAACGTTCCGTGCCCGACGACGTCATGGTTGTGGGTTTCGACGACTTGGCCGTTGCGCAGCAGGCGGAGCCGTCCCTGACCACGGTGAGTCAACCGATCCGTTCCCTGGGCCATGAGATGGCCCTGATGCTGATGCGTGTGATCGATGGCGAAAGCCCCAGCCCGATCATCCTCCCGACGCACCTGGTCGTGCGCGAATCCGCCCCGAGCGCGGAACGCGGTTAG
- a CDS encoding 3'(2'),5'-bisphosphate nucleotidase CysQ: protein MSHAQSTPLVGQADAADAGIARSLAVAAATRLLEVRRDNPHLRSQALKDFADRAAQDAIATRLAQLVPSDAVLSEEAPDSDRRLGADRVWIIDPLDGTREFGEGRDDWAVHIALIVRGQLALGAVALGGPEDVLVSSEVAPAPRTPGPIRIAVSRSRPPAVVQSIAAALGAELVPMGSAGVKICAVVRGQADAYVHAGGQYEWDSAAPVAVARAAGLFTSRLDGSDLVYNQPDPYLPDLVVCRPDVRDDVTAAIRAALAE from the coding sequence GTGAGCCACGCGCAGTCGACACCGCTCGTCGGTCAGGCAGATGCCGCCGACGCCGGTATTGCGCGTTCGCTCGCGGTTGCCGCGGCCACGCGACTTCTCGAGGTGCGTCGGGACAACCCGCACCTTCGAAGCCAAGCGCTCAAGGACTTCGCCGATCGTGCGGCGCAGGACGCGATCGCCACGCGGCTGGCTCAGCTGGTTCCTTCGGACGCCGTGCTCAGTGAAGAGGCGCCGGACAGCGATCGCCGTCTCGGCGCTGATCGTGTGTGGATCATCGATCCGCTGGACGGCACGCGCGAGTTCGGTGAGGGCCGCGACGACTGGGCCGTGCACATCGCGCTCATCGTTCGAGGCCAGCTGGCCCTCGGCGCTGTTGCCCTGGGCGGGCCGGAGGATGTTCTCGTCTCGTCCGAGGTGGCGCCCGCGCCCCGCACGCCGGGTCCGATCCGCATTGCCGTCAGCCGTAGCCGCCCGCCCGCGGTGGTGCAGAGCATTGCCGCAGCGCTCGGCGCCGAGCTGGTGCCGATGGGATCGGCCGGCGTCAAAATTTGCGCCGTTGTGCGCGGCCAGGCCGATGCCTATGTTCACGCCGGCGGGCAGTACGAGTGGGACAGCGCTGCTCCCGTTGCTGTTGCGCGCGCCGCGGGGCTGTTCACCTCCCGCCTCGACGGCTCAGATCTTGTCTACAACCAGCCCGACCCCTACCTTCCCGACCTCGTGGTCTGTCGTCCGGATGTCCGGGACGATGTGACGGCCGCGATCCGCGCCGCGCTGGCGGAGTGA